Sequence from the Suncus etruscus isolate mSunEtr1 chromosome 1, mSunEtr1.pri.cur, whole genome shotgun sequence genome:
TCCCCATTTGCTGTCACGCTTCCTCCACCCCCTCCAGGGACCAGCTTCGCTGAAATGCAGTTTCCATAGCATGAGAGTGGGTGGTGTCGTGTGTCAGGAGATTTGGGGGACCCACCCCAGTGGTCTAGGAAGGCCAGGTAGGTGGATTAGAATCTGGGGGTCCCCCTGCCCCACAGAGTATCGGCCTTGTCAGCCTTGGCATATGTTGTGTCTGTGTGGGCCCAAGCTTGGGGTTGGCCTCCAGCTctgcacacacaccccaatgCCTGCCACTAGCTCCCCTGGTTGTGTCAGGGAAGCTGTTTCTAAACATGCCAAATGATGGGGACCAGTGGGGGGAGGCTGAGAGTTTCTGGCATTTACCTGGCATCACCAAGCACAGTGCTAGGCATGAGGTTGATTTTGGTTctggtattttggtttttgtttgtttggaggccacacctattggccctcagaggttattactggctctgcgctcaggaatcactccttgcaggctcagaggaccatatgggatgccggggatcaaaccttgatctgctgcaaacaaggcaaactccttacccattgtactatcactccggcccctggttctAGTTTTCTTtggaatttgtttgttttgaggggggccacatccagtgatgctcaggggttactcctggctctgtacccaggaaccacttcctggtggtgcttaggagaccttctgggatgccagggattgaactcatgccagtcatgtgcaaggcaagctccctccccattgtgctattggcCGGGCCCTGCCTTTCATATTTCTTTGATgagggatcaagcccagatttCTTGCAGCTGTGTACACCAATGGACCCTCCAGGCTGGACCTGGCCTGCTGCAGCTGGGAGGGTACATGGGGGAGGGGATGGTGATCACCCCCAGCTTAGGGGCCACACACAGGCCACAGACCTGCCGTGGCCACAGGGCAGTACACATTCGCCTGGCTGCTGCCCAGACAGTACCCTGCTGGGTTCTCTGCTGTGTGCAGCCCCGCCTCCTGCCGCTCCCGGGCCTGGCACCACAGCACCTGCTCAGATTCCTCCCTGGCAGCTATGGATGCCAGCGCTGAGCGGGCTGGTGAATCACGCGGGCTTCCCTGGACCCCAAGCGTGGCTGCCTTCCCGGGTGCCCAGAGACCTCAGCACCGCCCAGGATCCCCCTCGGCCCCCACCCTGGTTCTCTGCATGTTGTTGGCTTGGGGGATTCTCAATAGGATGTCATGCCAGGAAAATAGACACTGTTGGGTCCAGCTGCACCCCAGATTAGCGCTTTCTGGGATTTGTGGAGGGGGGACTATGAGCACTGCCTTGCTCCTCAGTACAAGACCTGGCACAGGGGACTCACCTTGCGTGCCAGCTCGTCCCCAGTACCATATAAGGCTCCTGAACACCCCTGGGTTGGGCCCAAAGACATTTTCTAAAGATTTTttgtgttgctgtttttttttttttttaaataacaatctACAGGATAAGCTTTTATCTCATTTCCTGCATTTCTCCTTCCGTTCAGGAAAGTTTTCCCTGCTCACAGGGGCCACATTCCCAGACCTCAGAGCTTGGCACCAGTGGGCTCTGCGTGCTGGTGTTCCCGGGTCTGCCGACCTGGGGTGCAGGTGACTTGCCATAGGCACGAACGTGCCCCAAGACCAAGCGATGCTTGAGCAGTCATATCTGCATCTTCAGAGTTGACAGCCCTCTGTGTTCAACAGCAGGGCTTGTAGCCAAGGGGGGGGCCTTTGTGGGTGGGAGGTGTTTGCTGGGGTTCTTCCTATGGGAATTCTCTGGCTCCTGGCCCCCCAGCTCTGAGGGGCCGCCTGCCTGCCCTCCCACACACCCCACCCCATTGTCACCCTGAGAGTGGCTGGGTTGCCCTGGCAACAGTGGCACACCCTGTTTTTCCAAACGGCTTTCCTGGTAAATGCCAAAGGGTGTCCTTTGTCTGTGTCCCAGGCGCtcactcgctctctctctctctctctctctctctctctctctctctctctctctctctctctctctctctctctctctctctctctctcacacacacacacacacacacacacacacacacacacacacacaccagcccccCTGGGCAGAGCTCTCCCGTCGCTCAGTATTGGAGGCTGTTGGAGGAGACCAGCTCAGCCCCGCTTGGCCTGGCCCAGGCCACTCTCTACCAGCCCCCGAAGCCTCCAGCTCTCAGAACTCCTAAAGCTGAGGATGGGGGTGGGGTTGTAGCTGCCTTTTCGTGGGGACCCCCCCCACCAGAAAGAACAGAGAGGAGCCCTGTGCCTAGTGGAGTCAGGCTGGCATGGAGATGAGTGGAGACCTGTTGGCCTGAGTGCTCTAGATTCTCGGAGGGGCCTGAACCCACCTttaggctgggggggggggacacacattGTCCTGCCCAGCCGGTTCATGGCCACTTGCCCAGGCTTCTCCCCTACTGCCCTGCCCAGGCTGCTGTTTGCCCTCTGGTAAGTCCCTTCCTTCAGAGACTGTTCTGAGGAACGCAGGCAGAAGCTCAAACAACAGCGCATTGTCTGGCAGTAGGGCTGGCCAGGAGATGCTGGGAACCGGACTCCAGAGACTGACTCTGCAGGGCTGGTCTTGCCCCAGCCGGAGCTATGGCTCCGAGGAGGAGTTTGACAAAGGGGGATTGATGGGCTCGTTGTTCAGAGCccccaatcccatcaccagtaggCAGTTCTACAGTGTCAGGAATCCACGGCTCAGTTACAGCGTGATATGAAGGGCCTGTCCACGGGTGTTGGGGTGATCAGGCTCTGCTGGCCACAGCCGGAGAATGGACAGTGAGGCAGGGGCAACGCCTCCCTCCGAGGGGCCACCTAGAACTTACTCTGTCTCCCTCCTCTCTCATCCCCACAGCTTCCTTTTCTGAGCGAGTGCGGAACATGTCTCCCGACGAGATCAAGATCCCTCCCGAGCCCCCGGGCCGGTGCTCCAACCACCTACAAGTGAGCACAGTGTCCGCCCACCTGCCTGTCCACCCCCTCGAGCTGAGTCTGAGCCAGCTGGACCTCATGCCAACAGCCAGAATGAAAGTGCCAGAAGCCTCCAAGGACTGAGCCTGGCGTGTGTACAGGCTCTGCTGTGTCCCTGTCTCAGGAGGCCTCAGGACCTGGGACCACCTTTTCCTCAGCTGCTCTGCCTTTCCCTGTCCCCCTATGGGGACAGTGACACGGTCAAGGCAAGGGCAGACAAGGACACACATGACACACATGGAAATAGAGACCTGGGGACACAAAcactcatatacacacacagGGACACAAATGAATGCAGGGATATACAGAACATAAACTTACACAGGGGAAGACTTGGACATGGGAATATATACACATAACATACGGATACATTCTATGCACATGGACCACACACATGCACCCCGCCAGCAGCAGATGGTGACCCCAGGCTAGGGTGCAGTGCGAATCCCTCCCTTTTCCTTGAGGCATCTGCTCAGCCACTCACCGCCCCACAGTTCCCCACGTGCCAGAAATAAGTCCCAGTTTATAAACCCAGTGACTGCCAGGAAGGGATATTCCTTTCTGGCCTCCAGCCAGCGTGCCCCCCAGCCCCACCCTCAGAgcagccctgccaggtgtggctgggGGGGGTCAGGTGGTGGGTGTGAGCCCAACCTAGGAACCTACTGTCACGCTTCCTGGTACAGGCTAGCCCATGTGTCCCACCAAACCCCAGTCACAGTGGTACCCTTGAGGGGCACAGACCCTGTCTCTGATGCTTCCTTCTATGGGTGCCCCCTTGGCATAGGGGTTGTGTAGCCCAGGATCTTCTGCGGAAGGCTCTGTCCAAGCTGAGTTTGGGATCCCCTCCACAGGGTAGTGCTGCTAATGCTGCCCTAGTGACTTGTCCAGGGGTTTGTGTCCAGCAGAGACCCAGAAGGGGCTTGAAGTTACATAGCATGGCAGCCACTGGCCAGTCGTGAGCCTCCAAACATGAGCTGGTCCCCAAAGCTCTGATCTGGCCTCCCCAGATTGGCTGGACACACCCCGTGTTCAGAGCAAGTCAGAGCTGCCCACAGCCCACCTCGTCTCCCAGCCACTCAGTTTCCACCCCATCCTTGCCAGCAGTCCCTGCCCAGAACCAACCACACACTCCCATCGCAGCAGCAGGCAGGACAGGGGGACAGCAGGTGGCAGTGTGTCCTTGGCACAGCGCCACCAGTGTCCCTGCTCAAGTGACCTATTGGTCTCCCTAGGACAAGATCCAGAAGCTTTACGAGCGGAAGATGAAGGAAGGCATGGACATGAACTACATGATCCAGCGCAAGAAGGAGTTCCGCAACCCCAGGTTCCACCTCAGTTTCCTCTACTGTGCCAAGGGGAGGGGGGGGGATTAGGGAAGCTGGTCTTGGTCTGCCATTGCCTCAGGGAACAGGGATAGGGGAGGGGGAGTGCCTGTATGTGACAGTCCCTTCCAGTATCATAGGCTGGAGGTAAGACTGGACATGTGGGCCATAGCACAGTTGGAGGGCACGTGGTTTGCATGAGACCGagccagttcaatccccagcaccccgtatggtccctgagcccaccaggagtgaccccaagcacagagccaggagttagccctggcaccaccaggtatagcctcaaaacaaacaaaagaccatatcaggggccagagcaattacatagcggggagggcatttgctttacacacagctgacccagatttgatgctGGTATCCCTTAGggtcctgccaggaataaactgagcagagtcaggaggagcccttgagcactgccgtgtatggccccaaatgaaaaacaaatgaccagggcccggagagatagcacagcggtgtttgccttgcaagcagccgatccaggaccaaaggtggttggttcgaatcccggtgtcccatatggtcccccgtgcctgccaggagctatttctgagcagacagccaggagtaacccctgagcaccaccgggtgtggcccaaaaaccaaaaaaaaaaaaaaaaaaaaagaaaaacaaatgaccagACTGCACCAGCTTGTTCTGGCCCTGCCTCCTTCAGGGTCCGTGGGGATTGGCAGTCACCCCAGAAGCTCGCCTAGAGCAACCTTGCTGGGGTTTATGCTTTGCCTACACCCTGCTTCAGGCCTGCTGACCCCCACTTTCCCTGCAGCATCTACGAGAAGTTGATCCAGTTCTGTGCGATAGATGAGCTCGGCACCAATTACCCGAAGGTGGGTCCTAACAGTTCGGGGGTCTGGGACGGTGGGGAACATGGACCCCGGCACCACCTGAGACCTGCGTTGCTGTTCCTGTAACCTGGAGGGAGCTGCCCCTGGGCTGCACcctagtaacctctgagccctggAAGTTCAGAGAGACACCAGGCCTGAGACCCATATTGGGACATGAGGACAGGCCTGGAATGACTGACAGGGCCCTTCTGTGTCTTGCAGGACATGTTTGACCCCCACGGCTGGACTGAGGACTCCTACTACGAGGCCTTGGGTAGGTGGCTGCAGGTCTATGGAAGGCCTGTTTCTAGGGTCTCTGGGTCTCTGAGGCCCCCGTCTGTGGATCTCTGAGGTCTCTGAGGCCCCGTCTGCGGGGTGGGGCAGTTAGGATTAGACAGGCCCTACAGGATTAAATGGGCTGATGCCAGGAGCAAGCAATATGGCAAGGCCAGCGGCAGCCACTCCCCAGGCTTCAGGTATGGAGACTTGGGGCCCCCCAGGAGTGTCCACTGAGTGTGCACTTGGCCTGTGAGAACACGGCCTTTTCTCTGAGGTTCTCTTTGGGAGACTAGGAAGCCCCAGAGCCTGCAGAGGACACTAGTCGTGTCCGTACCCTGCACTCTAGGGCCTGGTTTGCTTTCACTCGAACATTCTGGCATGTCCCTGACACTCCCTGGCACTGCAGACCTTCGTCAGAGGGGGCTGGACCCGCTGCCTTGCTCGCTCCCCCCAGGTTTGGGAGTCAGAAGCCTCACTCAGTGCTGGTCTTGGCCCTCAGGTGGGGTCCCAGGCAGAAGCCCTGCCCGGAGCAGGGAAACAAGCCCCGTTACCCCTCATtgcctttccttttttgttttgttttgttttgttttggggtctgttatactcaggggttcctcctggttctgtgctcaggaatcgatcctggcaagctcagggaacccttTGGAATGCCGGGATccaacccagtttggctgcatgcaaggcaaatgccctccctctgcTCTGCTCTCGCTCTAGCCCCTCAATGCCTTTCTGACAACTTCTCCCTCCATCTTAGCCAAAGCCCAGAAGATCGAGATGGACAAACTGGAGAAGGCCAAGAAGGAGCGAACCAAGGTATGTAGGTGGACCTGGGGTGTGGAGGGTTTGCCCAGCCActccctcacttcttttttttttttttttttactccctcACTTCTTGGCGTGACATCCCAGCACACTGGGGGATCACCACTTGCCTCATACACCCCTCTCACCCAGCCTGTCCGGGCACCCCAGACAGCAACAGCCGTGTGCAACTTTCACAAAGGGGATGTGCTGAACCCCCTTGGGCCCAGAGTGAACCTTGAGTCCTTTGTGAGGCCCCTCACGTCAGGACTGAAAGACCCACATTCTACCAACTACCAGACTATGGTTCGCCCTTGTggctagagagagagacagagacctgGGATCTGCTTTGATCTCCCCAGCCACCTGCTTCCAACCCTTTGTAACCCCCTTGCCCCATCTCCCTGTCTGCCAACCTGCCCTTTCAAGAGGTCCTGTTGCATCCCCAGCACAGGGCCCTGTACCTCatcctccctccatttctccctcctACTGCAGATCGAGTTTGTGACGGGCACCAAGAAGGGCACCACGACCAGCGCCACAGCCACTGCCACAGCCACAGCCAGCACCACCGTTGCAGGTTGGGGGGCAGCCTGGGGCGGGGCAGGAGGAAGTAGGGGCATCCTTGGGCTACCAGCCGGGCCTGCCAGAGAGGTACCTCCTGCAGGCGCCCCATGTCCcagctcctcttccttccctgcaGACGCCCAGAAGAGGAAGAGCAAGTGGGACTCAGCCATCCCGGTGCCCACCATCGCACAGCCGGCCCTCCTCACCACCAGCGCCACGCTGCCCTCCGTTGTGACCGTCACCACCAGTGCCAGCGGCTCCAAGACCACCGTCATCTCGGCCGTGGGCACCATTGTCAAAAAGGCCAAGCAGTGACAGAGCCAGCAGACAATCTCTCCGGCCAAGCCTTGACCAGGCCGGCCCGACACAGCGGACACCCTCCCTTCCCCGACAGGCCTGCCACTCTGGGTACCAGGACATGAGACAGAGAACGGGGGTGCCCTGCGGACATGACCTGCTGCCCAGCTGTGCCCCATGTGCCGCCTGTGACATTGCAGGAGATGCAGGACAGGATGCGGCCACCGTGGGGGAGAGGGTGTGGGCACAGCGGCCACATGCCAAGGGGGGCTATTGCCCTATTaaaggttcctttttttttagctCATGGCCCCCCCAGGTGGTAGCAGTTTCGGGGGACCCTACCTAGGGATGCTGGGCAGACAGTGCCCGGTGAAGCCTGGGGCTCCTGCACACACAGGCCAGCCAtcaccctgagcatttccagccCTCTTCAATGTTCAGGGACTGGAAGAAGCCAGGTCAATGCCCAGGGGTTTGGCAGTGACGGGCCTGAGGCAGAAGCAGCCACAGCCCCTGCAGGTGATGGGGAGTATGGCTGTTTCCTGGCTGCTCCCCGGTCTTGGCAGTGCGCCCTCCTCAGTGGCTGGACCTGACACACGGTGCCCAGCAGTGTGAATCATGTCCTGCATGCCAGGAGGGGCTCAGAGAATGTGAGAGCCGGGTTTCAGGGCTGGCACCACACCCTTCCGGTGCTGTTATCACTGTCTTGCAGCTGCCCCGGGTACTGCCAGCCACATGAGCCGGGGTCTCCCTGCCTTCCTGTCCTCACACCTTTGCGGAGGATAAGCACGTGTTGAAGGGAGGAAGCCAGGCTGGGGGTATCAGGGACACAGCCCCCACAAAAGGGCCCAGCAAGGGGGCAGCAGGAAGCATGGACCATCCCCTATCCACCAGCTCCTGGTGAATGGACTGTTTTGGGCTGGAGCCAGGCCAGGAGGGCATGATACACGGAATCCAAGACCTGCGCTGGTCTGGGGAATGGCCCCTGCCTCCTCATACAGGCAGGCTCGGGTGTGTCCAGGCTGCAGCAGCTAAGGCATCAGGCAGCATGCAGTCGGTTCACCCACACTTAGACTGCAATGCCCCCCCAGTTGCTGGGTGGCCTTGAGGGGAGCAAGGGGAGAAGCAGTGTTTTTTGaagggaggttgggtcacacctggcggtgctcaggggttccttctggctctgcactcagaaattgctcctgacaagctcagggaccaaccatatggaatgccgataatcaaactggggttcatctggggttggccatgtgcaaggaaaatgccataccgctgtactatcactgggcCTAAGAAGCGAGTTTGGATCAAGAGTTTCCCATCTCCTTCAGGGATTCAGGCTGGAGGTGGGGAAGGGAGTCTTCACCATTCCTGGGGACATGCCACGGCCCTGGGCTGCTGGGGCCCAGTAAGGGGTCAGGGTCACTGCTGCAACTAGGGAGATTGGGGACCCCTGCAAGACAATTACCTCTGTCTTCTAGCGTTTTTCAGTCCAGAATCCCACTTCTGAGGAGGGACATGGGGAGTGGCCACTTCTGTGGAGAATGTGTCCTTGGCCTCAACCTGCCAGGCCCCTTCCCCGCTCCTGCCACCCCCAGGCCTGTGGGCCTACCACCTATCCAGTGGCTCCTTAGCTCCCCTCACCTAAATCACTTCTGAGTTGGAGTCCTCAGGCCCCACTTGCAAACATCAACTTgcctctctccagcctcctgtACCCCGGTCCCTGCAAATGGCCCCTCCAATGTCCCTCCACTGCTGGGCTCCTGTGCAGAGCAGCCCAGGCAAGGGGGTGGCATCCCCCAGCTGCAAGGCCACCCTGTGTGAGATGGTCCACAGTGCTGGGTGCCTGGCATCATGCAGCAGCATACCACCTTGTACTGGGACACTGGCTCCAAGTTTGGCCTGGAGTGTCATGGTCACTCCTTGAGGAGACAGAACAGCCCGTTGTcctcaagttttatttttggtttggttgtggGGCTGCACCCCAATggcacttggggattactcctggcaggcttggggtatcctatgggtgctggagattaaacccaggtcagcctcacgcaaggcaagtgccctccccactgtactaccatCCAGCACCCTCTTTATCAGTGTTCAAAGTCacaaagtagggcccggagagatagcacagcggtgtttgccttgcaagcagccgatccaggaccaaaggtagttggttcgaatcccggtgtcccatatggtcccccgtgcctgccaggagctatttctgagcagacagccaggagtaacccctgagcaccaccagatgtggcccaaaaaccaaaaaaaaaaaaaaaaagtcacaaagtaagcaatagcacaggaggggagggtgttttccttgcacagagccaatcaGGTTCCAACTCCACATCATGTGTACATAACCTTACATACAAactaccagtagtaattcctggatgcagagccaggaataagccctaagcattagcCAGGTGTTGCCCCAGAGATATGGATGAAATAAATTATGCctattaatggggccagagaatgTGCGGTGTGTGATCCCTGACACGCATGAAGCCAACCCCAATTTAGACCCCAGCATCACCAAAAGAtgcaataataaaatcaaaattgaaagcaaattacaggctagagcaatagcacgtTGGAGagggccaacctggattccatccccagcataccataaataactgattcccggcatcccatgtggtccccaggcctgccaggagtaattcctgagcacagagtaatccctgagcagcaggAGATAAAtgacagcaaggagggcattttccttgcatgtgatctacatgtttgagtcccagcatcccttatggttccctgagcccaccaggagtgataatcCTTGAGCAAAATTGgtttgtggctcccaaacaagtAAACTATGGTTGAATTTGAAATTGTATCCAGTCGTGATTTAAAATAGTTGTTGGGGCTGAGGCAGTGGTCCAGTGAAGGCAAGGACATGCCTCACCTCATTCGAACCCTGGCACTACTTACAGAAACAAGCTTCCAGGGCCTGGGGTGACTCAGCCAAAGTACCTGCCTGCATAGTGGGGTTTTAGGCTTCACTTTAGGCACCCTACAAGGTCCTGCTGAAACGAAGGATGTGCTAAACAAGGGTGAAAACATTTCAAGTAAAGGCCGTGGTGTGTGGCATGTGACCACTACCCCAGCATTTTGGCCAATGGCAGCCTGGATGGGCCCGAGCTGCACAAAGGAGCAAGATTGTTGGTGAGTGCTGTCGCCTTATGCCTTGACCCCAGCACAGGCAGGAAGTGCTGCCCCAGCAGCACCTTCTGGAACCAGTTGTCCAAGAGAAGCAACCAACAGGCTCCCTGAGCAAGAAATAGCTGGGTCAGGTCCAGAGCTTTGGTAGTAGGCTTTTGCTTTGAtaagttttggggctacacctggcagcacttgggttctCCTGCCTCTGaaattagaaattgctcctggcaggctcagggaccatatgggatgccagtaatggaaccccggtctgtcctgggtcatcctcgtgcaagacaaatgccctactattgtgctatcgcttcagcttGGGCGTTTGCTTTGAAAGtgactaatccaggtttgatcttcaacatCCATAGGGtctcacaagcctgccaggagagattcctgagctcaaagccaggagtagcccaaaaaccaaaaaattataaatcGCTGTCTAAGGAGGGACATTGAGTGAGTTTGTTCCAGAAAGCAGATCTGATCTGAGCACATTTCCAAAAGCCAAAAGAGTTGCTTTGGGAGCTAGAGAGGCAGAACAGCAGGCCAGATACTCCCCTgccaggcagctgatccaggttccgtCCTCAACACTCAGTAGAGCCCAAAGACCCAAACAAGGGAGTTAGCAGGAGGACATTTGACTATCataactgacttgggttcaataccagcatctcatagggtcccctgagcctgccaggagtcatttctgggctaagaaccgggagtaacccctgagcactgccaggtgtggctcaaaaacaaacaccaggggccagagagatagcatggaggtagggtgtttgccttgcatgcagaaggaaggtggttcagattcctgcatcccatacggtcccctgagcctgccagaagcgatttttgagtgtagagccaggagtaacccctgagcactgccaggtatgacccaacaacaaaacaggaaaaaaaaaaaaaaagctattttgaaGGGATTTGGCGCTGGCCAAGTCGGTGTATGTTTGGGAGATGTGTCATCTGGAAAGAATGGCTGCGACCATTGTCTGGAGGAAGAGCccctgccctgtgcctgccaaccACCCCAGCGCTTGGCACTGACTGCCCTCCCTCCCCCTGCCCTAGGCTGCCTGCACAATACCCCCAGCCCAGCACCTCCACTGGCCCCTTAGCCAGCTGCTTCCCACACTCCCAACGGCAGGGCTTGGTATCCGGAAACTCAGCTGCCCCCTCCACCTTGGGTGGGTTGTCAAAGGACTCAGATGGAAGTGGCGAGGGTGTCTCAGGTCCACACCCTGGGGAACTCCTGCGATGAACCTCTTTGATGGGATCATGAAATAAGTCACTGGCCTGGCCAGGATGATGGATCCCTGGGGGTTGGGGGTAGAGGCAGGAGGGGGAACTGAGATCCCAGTTCTGTTCACTGGGTGGTTTCCCTGACGACCAGCACCActtcccctccccaccctccaCCGCCTCCTCATTAGCATAAATCCAGGGTAACCAAAGATGGGCTTTTCATCTTCATCACTGGAGCAGCTCCGAGCCTGCAGCCCAGAGACTGAGCTCTTGGCTCCCAGTGTCCACACTTGGAAACTGGATCATCGGGCTGGGGCTGAAGCAAAGCACAGCGaagagggcgtttgcctcgcacgtggccaacctggatttaatctctggcattcccaaaggtcccctgagtactgccaggagtaattcctgagtgcagagccaggaggaactcttgaGCATCGAATGGTGTGGCCCCACAGTccaataacataataaaatttaggagccggagagatagtgtggagggaaggtgtttgccttgcaatcagaaggtcagtgattcgaatcccggcatcccatatggtcccccgagcctgccaggagcgatttctgagcgtagagccaggagtaacccctgagcgctgccaggtgtgacccaaaaacaaacaaaacaaaacaaaaacaatacaatttagatattgggggctggaaagatagcacagtcttgcatgcagtcgaactgggttcaatcccaccatatcccatatggtcacccgagcctgatagcatagcaggagggtgtttgccttgcatgtggccgacccgggttcaatccccagcgtgccataaggtccccagaccactgccaggagtgatacctgagcgcagtgccaggaggaacctctgagcactaccgggtgtgacccaaaaacaaacaaaaaggaaataaaactgaatCCTCGAAGCTCAAGCATGTTGTAATtgtgcaaaaaagaaaggaaaaactgcATTCCCCCCCCTTAGAACTGAGTCAGGGACTGGatagacagcacagcagtagggcatttgccttgcacgaagctgattcaaacagatagtggttcgaatcccagcatcccatatggttccccttgcctgccaggagcaaacgacttctttttttttctttttttctttttttgggccacacccatttgacgctcaggggttactcctggctatgtgctcagaaatcgctcctggcttgggggaaccatatgggacaccggggggtcgaaccgcggtccgtcctagcacttgcaaggcagacaccttacctctagcgccaccttcccagctccagcaagtgacttctgaacacagactcaggagtaaatcctgagcactgccagatgtgacacaaaaaacaaaaacaaaaaaaaagaactgagtcaGTCAAATATGCTGTCACAGGGGCCATGCTGGTAGCACGTGgaaagggtacttgctttgcaggttcctgggttcgatcaccagcatcccatatggttttcaacCACAGACAGGCGTAATTCTTGTGTGGCGGAGTTAGAAGTTCTGAACAATGCCACGTTTGGCTGAaaagctgaaagaaaaaaaaaactaaaagtagtGTCCTGAAGAGGACTTTGTACCTCCGTGATGTTAGCAGcatgatttacaatagccaggaggCAGGTGTGCCCCAGCCTTCACCAACATACAACTGATAAGCAAAAAgtggtttaggggccggagagatagcacagtggagtttgccttgtaagcagctgatccaggacctaaggtg
This genomic interval carries:
- the SAP30BP gene encoding SAP30-binding protein, translating into MAGKKNVLSSLAVYAEDSEPESDGEAGVETAGSATEEKGGLVSEAYGEDDFSRLGGDEEGYEEEEDENSKQSEDDDSESEKPETDDPKENTEVEKRDPQELVASFSERVRNMSPDEIKIPPEPPGRCSNHLQDKIQKLYERKMKEGMDMNYMIQRKKEFRNPSIYEKLIQFCAIDELGTNYPKDMFDPHGWTEDSYYEALAKAQKIEMDKLEKAKKERTKIEFVTGTKKGTTTSATATATATASTTVADAQKRKSKWDSAIPVPTIAQPALLTTSATLPSVVTVTTSASGSKTTVISAVGTIVKKAKQ